DNA sequence from the Candidatus Zixiibacteriota bacterium genome:
AAAATAGCGGTGTTCACTGAAGCCGAAGTCTTGAAGATTTACTAAGCAAGGAGGATATAAGCGATGAAGAATAAAATAGTATTTCTGATGCTGATTCTCCTTGCGGCAAGCCTTAGCACGGCTTACGCGGGGAGCGATAGGCGGTTAGGTACTGCCGGAGCCCAGGAGCTGCGTATCCCGATCGGCGCGCGCGGCACGGCGATGGGCGGTGCGGTAACTGCCAACGCCTCCGGGGTAGAATCGATCTATTGGAATCCGGCTGGTCTGGCATCTCTTGAGGGAACCGAGGCGTTCTTCAGCCATCAGCCGTATATTGCCGATATTGATGTCAACTTTGTTGGCGTTGCCACGAATATGTCCGATTTCGGCATTCTCGGCGTCGGCGCCAAGATTGTCTCCATCGGCGATATGGAAGAGACAACCGAAGAGTTTCCGGATGGGACGGGTAGAGTCTTCAACCCCTCACTTTCGGTGCTCTCGCTGTCGTACGCCAGAACTTTGACCTATAACGTCACTTTCGGCGCCACCGGGATGTACATAAATGAAAGGATTTTTGAAGTCTCCGCCTCCGGCGTGGCTTTTGATGTCGGCTTCATTTATCGTCCCAACTGGCACGGCGTTTCGCTGGGAATGGTGATTAAGAACTACGGGCCGGAGATGAAATTCTCAGGCCGTGGATTTGACCGCGTTCTTGACCT
Encoded proteins:
- a CDS encoding PorV/PorQ family protein translates to MKNKIVFLMLILLAASLSTAYAGSDRRLGTAGAQELRIPIGARGTAMGGAVTANASGVESIYWNPAGLASLEGTEAFFSHQPYIADIDVNFVGVATNMSDFGILGVGAKIVSIGDMEETTEEFPDGTGRVFNPSLSVLSLSYARTLTYNVTFGATGMYINERIFEVSASGVAFDVGFIYRPNWHGVSLGMVIKNYGPEMKFSGRGFDRVLDLRPARPVAATFDLPSSFNLGMSFDFLSNGPNLATVSGNFCSNNYSEDLWQGGLEYGYDGKYFLRAGYNYSQQESYLYGFSFGAGLTLNFGNTDVTFEYSWTETETFDNNQYFTGRINF